A DNA window from Pogona vitticeps strain Pit_001003342236 chromosome 2, PviZW2.1, whole genome shotgun sequence contains the following coding sequences:
- the LOC110070726 gene encoding uncharacterized protein LOC110070726, whose translation MATLGSDSEEGSERQPEDHPSETRVQFINSSGGYVETDEYLAEQGIIKTEVEDDGFESAQTFGWTPVIVSGPRKVTGEKPHKCSVCGKTISTKAKLVIHERTHTGEKPFACSYCGKRFNQQAHLNGHQRTHTGERPYKCLDCGRSFSDGTSFKRHQRIHTGEKPYECADCGRCFRDTTGIKRHMIAHMAKKPHKCEDCGKSFLHRSELLKHEKRHPREKPYGCSVCTQSFSKPLYLFRHGITHVREQREHQQHKKSLGSEAEGVAHGALHASDDPEDGRRRVAKCALRLEGDRTFRCSECGKSFSQQTNLVVHWRTHTGEKPYKCPDCEKTFGDRTSLRRHKRIHTGERPYQCSDCGKRFNDSTSCKRHRTTHTGEKPHKCKDCGKSFMYQIQLNKHERSHAGGKL comes from the coding sequence ATGGCCACCCTCGGTAGCGATTCAGAAGAAGGTTCTGAGAGGCAACCAGAGGATCACCCAAGCGAAACCCGGGTCCAGTTCATTAATTCCTCGGGAGGGTATGTCGAGACTGATGAGTACTTGGCCGAGCAAGGTATCATCAAGACCGAAGTCGAAGACGATGGATTTGAAAGCGCGCAAACTTTTGGATGGACCCCCGTTATCGTGTCGGGTCCAAGGAAGGTTACAGGCGAGAAGCCCCACAAGTGCTCGGTGTGTGGGAAGACCATCTCCACCAAAGCCAAACTCGTTATCCACGAGAGGACCCACACGGGTGAGAAGCCGTTCGCCTGCTCGTACTGCGGGAAGCGTTTCAATCAGCAGGCGCACCTGAACGGCCACCAAAGAACCCACACGGGCGAGAGACCCTACAAATGCCTCGACTGTGGGCGGAGCTTCAGCGATGGGACGTCCTTCAAACGACACCAGCggatccacacgggagagaagcccTACGAGTGCGCGGATTGCGGGCGGTGCTTCCGAGACACGACGGGCATCAAGCGGCACATGATCGCccacatggccaagaagccccaCAAATGTGAAGACTGCGGGAAAAGCTTTCTCCATCGCTCGGAGCTGCTGAAGCATGAGAAGAGGCACCCCAGGGAGAAACCCTACGGGTGTTCCGTCTGTACGCAGAGCTTCAGTAAACCGCTGTACCTGTTCCGGCATGGGATAACCCATGTCCGAGAACAGCGAGAGCATCAGCAGCACAAAAAGAGCCTCGGTTCGGAAGCTGAAGGCGTCGCGCACGGGGCTCTCCATGCCTCGGACGACCCAGAAGATGGCCGGCGCCGGGTGGCAAAATGCGCCTTGCGCCTGGAAGGGGACAGGACCTTTCGGTGCTCAGAATGCGGGAAAAGCTTCAGCCAACAAACCAACCTGGTTGTCCACTGGCgaacccacacgggagagaaaccctacaaatgcccgGATTGCGAGAAAACGTTTGGCGACCGGACCTCGTTGAGGAGGCACAAGAGGATCCACACCGGAGAGCGGCCCTATCAGTGTTCAGATTGCGGCAAGCGCTTCAACGACAGCACATCCTGCAAGAGGCACAGGACGACCCACACAGGTGAGAAGCCCCATAAGTGCAAAGATTGCGGGAAGAGCTTCATGTATCAAATCCAGCTGAATAAACACGAAAGAAGCCATGCTGGGGGGAAGCTCTAG